A window of Aeromicrobium sp. A1-2 contains these coding sequences:
- a CDS encoding ABC transporter permease, with amino-acid sequence MTTAEVLAPTPGPPESPAKRGAGLSPLARYLLVRAALLVPMVWVLVTMVFLLMRVIGDPIQAALGGRLSPAQIAERKADAGLDRPILTQYWEYISGLFRGDFGTTLTDKRQVSTILVENGAATLELAFWSLIVAFAIGIPLGRLAARYRDRLPDVLLRLFAILVYAAPVFFVGLLLKLAFTPFGWPSSGRASIGTELTLQDVNPHTNIMIVDAILWGDPAMIGDVLKHAMLPAIALGLLTGGVFLRLVRVNLLQTMRMDYVTAARARGVSERRVLNKHAFRNALVPVVTVMGLQIALLLGGAILTETTFEWKGLGYQLAEYLIKRDFLAVQGIVTLIAIVVGVSSFLIDVIVAFVDPRVRF; translated from the coding sequence ATGACCACCGCAGAAGTCCTGGCCCCCACGCCTGGCCCGCCCGAATCGCCAGCGAAGCGCGGTGCCGGACTCAGTCCGCTCGCCCGCTACCTCCTCGTGCGCGCCGCGCTCCTGGTACCCATGGTCTGGGTGCTCGTCACAATGGTGTTCCTCCTCATGCGGGTCATCGGTGATCCGATCCAGGCAGCGCTGGGCGGGCGCCTGTCACCCGCGCAGATCGCTGAGCGAAAGGCCGACGCCGGCCTCGACCGGCCCATCCTGACGCAGTACTGGGAGTACATCTCCGGACTGTTCCGCGGCGACTTCGGCACGACCCTGACCGACAAGCGGCAGGTGTCGACGATCCTGGTCGAGAACGGCGCCGCGACGCTCGAGCTCGCCTTCTGGTCGCTGATCGTCGCCTTCGCGATCGGTATTCCGCTGGGACGGCTCGCCGCCCGCTACCGAGACCGGCTCCCTGACGTCTTGCTGCGACTGTTCGCGATCCTCGTGTACGCCGCGCCGGTCTTCTTCGTCGGGCTGCTGCTGAAGCTGGCCTTCACGCCGTTCGGCTGGCCGTCGTCAGGTCGCGCCTCGATCGGCACCGAGCTGACCCTGCAGGACGTCAATCCCCACACCAACATCATGATCGTCGACGCGATCCTGTGGGGCGACCCGGCCATGATCGGAGACGTGCTCAAGCACGCCATGCTCCCGGCCATCGCCCTGGGACTGCTCACGGGTGGCGTATTCCTCCGGCTCGTCCGGGTCAACCTTCTGCAGACGATGCGCATGGACTACGTCACCGCCGCGCGAGCCCGAGGTGTCAGTGAGCGGCGTGTCCTCAACAAGCACGCCTTCCGCAACGCACTGGTCCCGGTCGTCACTGTCATGGGCCTGCAGATCGCCCTGTTGCTCGGTGGCGCGATCCTGACCGAGACGACCTTTGAATGGAAGGGCCTGGGCTACCAACTCGCGGAGTACCTCATCAAGCGGGACTTCCTTGCTGTCCAGGGCATCGTCACGCTGATCGCGATCGTGGTCGGTGTGAGCAGCTTCCTGATTGACGTGATCGTTGCGTTCGTCGACCCCCGAGTGAGGTTCTGA
- a CDS encoding ABC transporter substrate-binding protein, which translates to MKKFRRGTAIVAATALAGLTLAACGSGKDSGGGDSGSGIIVGTTDKVVSIDPAGAYDNGSLNVQTQVYQYLLNFPAGSTDLTPDAASKCEFDADDATKYVCTMKDGLKFANGNDLTASDVVFSFKRIVAINDPNGPATLLGAMKSIEATGDSTVTFTLAAPNDVTFPQVLVTSAGPIVDEETYPADKVMDDDAAVAANGFSGPYTISKYSKNQLAEFKANPDYDGTYGKAKTQTVTMKYYAKAENLKLDIKNKDIDVAYRSLTPTDIADLDKTDGVNVEVGAGGELRYIVFNLNKMPGDSPEQKLAIRKAVASSVNRSEISTEVYKGTYTPAYSMVPDGQAGATEAFKDAYGDKPDKAAAEKYLSDAGVSTPVSIKLQYNPDHYGSSSAEEYAAVKRQLEATGLFKVDLQSTEWVTYSEEYPADTYPVHQLGWFPDFPDADNYLSPFLSPYNKDKSGNFTNSHYNDEDTAFVDTTMSKLLDSERTDGDQASREATLGEIQARVADVVPYLPLLTGTSVAVAVDGVDGVKDTLDASFKFRFTSLSK; encoded by the coding sequence ATGAAGAAGTTCCGACGCGGAACCGCGATCGTCGCGGCCACCGCACTCGCAGGTCTCACGCTTGCGGCGTGCGGCTCGGGCAAGGACAGCGGTGGCGGCGACAGCGGATCCGGCATCATCGTCGGCACGACCGACAAGGTCGTCTCGATCGACCCGGCCGGCGCCTACGACAACGGCTCGCTGAACGTCCAGACGCAGGTCTATCAATACCTCCTCAACTTCCCGGCCGGCAGCACGGACCTCACGCCCGACGCGGCTTCCAAGTGCGAGTTCGACGCCGATGACGCCACCAAGTACGTCTGCACGATGAAGGACGGGCTCAAGTTCGCCAACGGGAACGATCTCACCGCCTCCGACGTGGTGTTCTCCTTCAAGCGGATCGTCGCGATCAACGACCCCAACGGTCCTGCCACCCTGCTGGGTGCGATGAAGAGCATCGAAGCCACCGGCGACAGCACTGTGACGTTCACGCTCGCAGCGCCCAACGACGTGACCTTCCCGCAGGTCCTGGTGACTTCGGCCGGTCCGATCGTCGACGAGGAGACCTACCCCGCGGACAAGGTCATGGACGATGACGCCGCGGTCGCGGCCAACGGCTTCTCCGGGCCGTACACGATCTCGAAGTACAGCAAGAACCAGCTCGCCGAGTTCAAGGCCAACCCGGACTACGACGGCACCTACGGCAAGGCGAAGACCCAGACGGTCACGATGAAGTACTACGCCAAGGCCGAGAACCTCAAGCTCGACATCAAGAACAAGGACATCGATGTCGCCTACCGGTCGCTCACACCGACCGACATCGCCGATCTCGACAAGACCGACGGGGTCAACGTCGAGGTCGGAGCCGGTGGCGAGCTCCGCTACATCGTGTTCAACCTGAACAAGATGCCCGGCGACAGCCCCGAGCAGAAGCTCGCGATCCGTAAGGCGGTCGCCTCGTCCGTCAACCGCTCGGAGATCTCGACCGAGGTCTACAAGGGCACCTACACGCCCGCCTACTCGATGGTGCCGGACGGACAGGCCGGAGCAACGGAGGCGTTCAAGGATGCCTACGGCGACAAGCCGGACAAGGCCGCAGCCGAGAAGTACCTCAGCGACGCAGGTGTCTCGACCCCGGTGAGCATCAAGCTGCAGTACAACCCGGATCACTACGGGTCGAGCTCGGCCGAGGAGTACGCCGCGGTCAAGCGTCAGCTTGAAGCGACCGGGCTGTTCAAGGTCGACCTGCAGTCGACCGAGTGGGTGACGTACTCCGAGGAGTACCCCGCGGACACGTATCCCGTGCACCAGCTCGGGTGGTTCCCGGACTTCCCGGATGCCGACAACTACCTGTCGCCATTCCTGAGCCCGTACAACAAGGACAAGAGCGGCAACTTCACCAACTCGCACTACAACGACGAGGACACCGCATTCGTGGACACCACGATGTCGAAGCTCCTCGACAGCGAGCGCACCGATGGTGACCAGGCCTCTCGCGAGGCGACGCTCGGAGAGATCCAGGCCCGCGTCGCCGACGTGGTTCCCTACCTGCCGCTGCTGACCGGCACGTCCGTGGCCGTGGCAGTGGACGGTGTGGACGGCGTCAAGGACACCCTTGACGCATCGTTCAAGTTCCGCTTCACCTCGTTGTCGAAGTGA
- a CDS encoding SURF1 family protein encodes MTRSSTARLWVSPGLLGLHLFAVVALAFCVFMGLWQLGVYDSRQGHERADKQEVPRVALAGLWGPDEPFEARLNSRPVTAEGTFAPTSDQVWVTDKKQGGRTGAWLLAPFLVEGDHALLVVRGWAPAPTSLPEVPPGRISIDAVLQPGEAGGAAYDPDRREIGSVRIPALTNELPYDLFSGYAISTTTPVSGGLELVPVPKPGDVSWTVGLRNLAYALQWWVFGLFAVFMWWRMSTESVAATRAKVA; translated from the coding sequence GTGACGCGCAGCTCGACCGCGCGGCTGTGGGTGAGTCCGGGCCTGCTCGGTCTGCATCTGTTCGCCGTGGTCGCCCTGGCCTTCTGCGTCTTCATGGGGCTGTGGCAGCTCGGGGTGTACGACTCCCGTCAGGGACATGAGCGCGCCGACAAACAGGAGGTGCCTCGCGTCGCACTGGCCGGCCTCTGGGGGCCGGACGAGCCGTTCGAGGCCAGGCTCAACAGTCGACCGGTGACCGCCGAGGGCACGTTTGCCCCGACATCCGACCAGGTGTGGGTCACGGACAAGAAGCAGGGCGGCCGCACCGGCGCGTGGTTGCTGGCGCCATTCCTCGTCGAGGGCGATCACGCCCTGCTGGTCGTGCGCGGTTGGGCGCCGGCGCCGACGAGCCTGCCCGAGGTGCCGCCCGGCCGGATCAGCATCGACGCGGTCCTTCAGCCCGGCGAGGCAGGAGGTGCAGCGTACGACCCGGATCGACGCGAGATCGGCTCGGTGCGGATCCCGGCCCTGACCAACGAGCTGCCCTACGACCTGTTCTCCGGCTACGCCATCAGCACCACGACACCAGTGTCCGGCGGGCTCGAGCTGGTTCCGGTCCCGAAGCCGGGCGACGTGTCGTGGACCGTGGGTCTGCGCAACCTGGCGTACGCCCTGCAGTGGTGGGTCTTCGGTCTGTTCGCGGTGTTCATGTGGTGGCGGATGTCGACCGAGAGCGTCGCCGCTACGAGGGCGAAGGTAGCCTGA
- the pknB gene encoding Stk1 family PASTA domain-containing Ser/Thr kinase — MTESGDETIRLGDRYELGGLLGRGGMADVRVGRDLRLGRTVAVKQLRGDLSADDTFQARFRREAQSSAALNHPSIVAVYDTGESTDKHGSHVPYIVMEYVEGQTLRDILRGAENGRKILPERALSITADVLSALDYSHRSGIIHRDIKPANVMLTPSGQVKVMDFGIARAIADTSSAMTQTAAVIGTAQYLSPEQARGETVDARSDIYSTGCLLYELLTGRPPFIGDSPVSVAYQHVREEARPPSQLNPDVSAAIDNIVAKSLAKRVEDRYQSAADMRKDIDRVLAGQQVEAPTAATAVVGGTAVAPAAPSLPPPTGGARRAEPGPDDESESTAKWWWIGLVAVLLLSAIAFGIYKATEAPPEVKTVSVEDVSGKEVDSATRALEQQGLVVASETQQESSSDVDEGLVIKTDPPAGETVDDGSTVTLVVSAGPEQVSMPDVRQLQFDVAKKQLEGGDGKFKVSRKDVDNSADKGVVINSTPLVGEQVDVGSKVTLFVSKGQVTVPNVVNQNIDDATKALEKLGLKVTTTDDAEATAPQDTVTAQSIDPNTKVAPGTTIELTVSANPGEDPGGADGTDGGAAGGAIDGG; from the coding sequence ATGACCGAATCCGGCGACGAGACGATCCGCCTGGGCGACCGCTACGAGCTCGGCGGTCTGCTCGGTCGAGGAGGAATGGCCGACGTACGTGTCGGCCGAGACCTCCGCCTGGGCCGCACCGTGGCGGTCAAGCAGCTGCGGGGCGACCTGTCGGCCGACGACACGTTCCAGGCCCGCTTCCGTCGCGAGGCCCAGTCCTCAGCCGCGCTCAACCACCCGTCGATCGTCGCGGTCTACGACACCGGTGAGTCGACCGACAAGCACGGCAGCCACGTTCCGTACATCGTGATGGAGTACGTCGAAGGGCAGACCCTGCGCGACATACTGCGCGGCGCCGAGAACGGCCGCAAGATCCTGCCCGAGCGTGCCCTGTCGATCACCGCCGACGTGCTCAGCGCGTTGGACTACAGCCACCGTTCGGGCATCATCCACCGCGACATCAAACCCGCCAACGTCATGCTGACACCGTCGGGCCAGGTCAAGGTCATGGACTTCGGCATCGCCCGGGCGATCGCAGACACCTCCTCGGCCATGACGCAGACCGCCGCGGTCATCGGCACCGCGCAGTACCTCTCCCCGGAGCAGGCACGCGGCGAGACCGTCGATGCTCGTAGCGACATCTACTCCACCGGCTGCCTCCTCTACGAGCTGCTGACCGGCCGCCCGCCGTTCATCGGCGACAGCCCGGTATCGGTGGCCTACCAGCACGTACGCGAAGAAGCCCGCCCGCCGTCGCAGCTCAACCCTGACGTCAGCGCGGCAATCGACAATATCGTGGCCAAATCCCTCGCGAAGCGCGTCGAGGATCGCTATCAGAGCGCCGCCGACATGCGTAAGGACATCGACCGTGTGCTCGCCGGCCAACAGGTCGAGGCGCCCACCGCGGCCACCGCGGTCGTCGGTGGCACCGCCGTCGCGCCCGCTGCTCCCTCACTTCCGCCACCCACCGGCGGGGCACGTCGCGCCGAGCCGGGCCCGGACGACGAGTCCGAGAGCACGGCCAAGTGGTGGTGGATCGGGCTGGTCGCCGTTCTCCTCCTGAGCGCAATCGCCTTCGGCATCTACAAGGCCACCGAGGCTCCACCCGAGGTCAAGACGGTCTCGGTCGAGGATGTCTCCGGCAAGGAGGTCGACTCCGCGACCCGGGCACTCGAGCAGCAGGGTCTGGTCGTCGCCTCGGAGACCCAGCAGGAGTCCAGCAGCGATGTCGACGAAGGACTGGTCATCAAGACCGATCCGCCCGCCGGTGAGACGGTCGACGACGGCAGCACCGTGACCCTCGTGGTCAGTGCGGGTCCGGAGCAGGTCTCGATGCCCGATGTGCGGCAGCTGCAGTTCGACGTCGCCAAGAAGCAGCTCGAGGGCGGCGACGGCAAGTTCAAGGTCAGCCGCAAGGATGTCGACAACAGCGCCGACAAGGGTGTCGTCATCAACAGCACGCCGCTCGTCGGCGAGCAGGTCGACGTCGGCTCCAAGGTGACCCTGTTCGTGTCGAAGGGACAGGTCACGGTTCCCAACGTGGTCAACCAGAACATCGACGACGCCACCAAGGCGTTGGAGAAGCTCGGCCTCAAGGTCACCACGACCGATGACGCCGAGGCGACTGCCCCGCAGGACACCGTGACGGCACAGTCCATCGACCCCAACACCAAGGTGGCACCCGGCACGACGATCGAGCTGACCGTCTCGGCGAACCCCGGTGAAGATCCGGGCGGGGCGGACGGCACCGATGGCGGCGCGGCCGGCGGCGCGATCGACGGCGGCTGA
- a CDS encoding enoyl-CoA hydratase/isomerase family protein, whose amino-acid sequence MSVSVERTEGDIAVLTFSVPPVNLYSLELHEELDRALDEVVAAPPRALLIRAEGKIVSGGVDVSQFHARRTKADTQALYDRMLELPTRIDALPFPTIFAAHSLTLTWAFEVAVACDLILASEKARFGLVERVIGLTPTMGGTQRLAARAGVARAKEFVFTGDLYDAATMERWNVVNRVLPVEGFDEAVLAYVEHIAVGPTQAFAAAKEILRHFEAGGVPEAIARTTGIAAELFDTDDLQHGMESFLQDGPGKATFTGR is encoded by the coding sequence ATGTCGGTCTCCGTCGAACGTACCGAGGGCGACATCGCTGTCCTGACCTTCAGCGTGCCTCCGGTCAACCTCTATTCGCTCGAGCTCCACGAAGAGCTCGACCGGGCACTCGACGAGGTCGTAGCCGCACCGCCGCGGGCGCTCCTGATCCGAGCCGAGGGCAAGATCGTCTCCGGCGGCGTCGATGTCTCGCAGTTCCACGCCCGCCGCACCAAGGCCGACACCCAGGCCTTGTACGACCGGATGCTCGAGCTGCCGACCCGCATCGACGCGCTGCCGTTCCCCACGATCTTCGCTGCGCACTCCCTCACGCTGACGTGGGCGTTCGAGGTCGCGGTTGCATGCGACCTCATCCTTGCGTCCGAAAAGGCCCGGTTCGGGCTCGTCGAGCGGGTCATCGGCCTGACCCCGACGATGGGCGGCACACAACGCCTCGCAGCCCGCGCCGGTGTCGCCCGGGCCAAGGAGTTCGTCTTCACCGGCGATCTCTACGATGCGGCGACGATGGAGCGGTGGAATGTCGTCAACCGAGTCCTGCCGGTCGAGGGTTTCGACGAGGCCGTCCTGGCCTACGTCGAGCACATCGCGGTCGGTCCGACCCAGGCCTTTGCGGCTGCCAAGGAGATCTTGCGCCACTTCGAGGCCGGCGGTGTGCCCGAGGCGATCGCTCGGACGACCGGCATCGCAGCCGAGCTGTTCGACACCGACGATCTGCAGCACGGCATGGAGTCGTTCCTGCAGGACGGCCCGGGCAAGGCGACCTTCACGGGCCGCTGA
- a CDS encoding rhomboid family intramembrane serine protease: MNLPASDYRCYRHPDREAYISCQRCERLICPECMNDASVGFHCPSCVAEGAKSVRAPRTIAGGAISANAGTVSMVLIALNVAAFLVTLVSGGNSGPVFQHGAMLSSSAVNSAGDVLTGVDDGAYWRLLTSAFLHQNLLHIAFNMYALYLFGPFVERALGTARFIAAYLTMAIGASVFVYWLSEPRALTIGASGAVFGLFGMALVFLLKAKQDVSTLLVLLAINAFLSTRGNISWQGHLGGFIFGCLLGLAFAYAPRDRRTLIQVTVFAVMWIGIIGALVVRTGQLTS; encoded by the coding sequence GTGAACCTCCCTGCTTCGGACTATCGCTGCTACCGGCATCCTGACCGCGAGGCGTACATCTCGTGCCAGCGCTGTGAACGGCTGATCTGTCCGGAGTGCATGAACGATGCGTCGGTGGGCTTCCACTGCCCGTCGTGCGTCGCCGAGGGCGCCAAGTCGGTTCGTGCACCTCGCACGATCGCCGGCGGGGCGATCTCGGCGAACGCGGGCACTGTGTCGATGGTGCTGATCGCGCTCAACGTCGCGGCTTTCCTCGTGACGCTGGTCAGTGGCGGCAACAGTGGACCGGTCTTCCAGCACGGGGCGATGCTGTCGTCCAGTGCGGTGAACAGTGCCGGCGACGTCCTGACCGGCGTCGACGACGGGGCCTACTGGCGGCTGCTGACCTCGGCCTTCCTGCACCAGAACCTGCTGCACATCGCGTTCAACATGTACGCGCTGTACCTGTTCGGCCCGTTCGTCGAGCGAGCCCTTGGCACCGCGCGATTCATCGCCGCGTATCTCACGATGGCGATCGGCGCCTCGGTCTTCGTCTACTGGCTCTCGGAGCCGCGGGCCCTGACGATCGGGGCCTCCGGCGCGGTGTTCGGCCTGTTCGGCATGGCGCTGGTCTTCCTGCTCAAGGCCAAGCAGGACGTCAGCACGCTGCTGGTGCTGCTGGCGATCAACGCCTTCCTCAGCACGCGCGGCAACATCAGCTGGCAGGGCCACCTCGGCGGCTTCATCTTTGGCTGCCTGCTGGGGCTCGCCTTCGCCTACGCCCCCCGCGATCGCCGGACCCTGATCCAGGTCACCGTTTTCGCGGTGATGTGGATCGGCATCATCGGCGCTCTCGTCGTCCGCACGGGACAACTCACCAGCTAA
- a CDS encoding cell division protein CrgA, whose translation MAKDKTPPGPKPTKIGNRWAGPAMMASGIIGLLWIVVFYTLSNQAINYPSFLQWYDDLSSWNLVIGMGFIVSAFGFAMKWE comes from the coding sequence GTGGCGAAAGACAAGACCCCCCCGGGACCCAAGCCCACCAAGATCGGCAACCGGTGGGCTGGTCCGGCGATGATGGCTTCGGGCATCATCGGTCTGCTGTGGATTGTCGTGTTCTACACCCTCAGCAACCAGGCGATCAACTACCCGTCGTTCCTGCAGTGGTACGACGACCTGAGCAGTTGGAACCTCGTCATCGGCATGGGATTCATCGTGTCGGCATTCGGTTTCGCCATGAAGTGGGAGTGA
- the glyA gene encoding serine hydroxymethyltransferase, with product MSHNQHLSEFDPDIAALLDAELHRQQSTLEMIASENFAPVASLEAQGSVLTNKYAEGYPGKRYYGGCEFVDQVETIAIDRLKQLFDAGYANVQPHSGATANAAALHAIATVGDTILGLDLANGGHLTHGMKLNFSGKLYRPIAYHVVPETGLVDMDEVRALAHEHQPTVIIAGWSAYPRQLDFALFREIADEVGAKLWVDMAHFAGLVAAGLHPSPLPHAHIVTTTTHKTLGGPRGGAILTNDEDVAKKMRSAVFPGQQGGPLEHVIAAKAVAFKMALEPEFTERQQRTIEGAQILAARLMAEDTRAAGINVLTGGTDVHLVLVDLRESALNGQQAEDLLHEAGITVNRNAVPNDPRPPMVTSGLRIGTPALATRGFGAAEFTEVADIIAAALLPGDVDLEGLRKRVTVLAERFPLYPDITPFTA from the coding sequence ATGAGCCACAACCAGCACCTGTCCGAGTTCGACCCTGACATCGCAGCGCTCCTCGACGCTGAGCTGCACCGTCAGCAGTCGACGCTCGAGATGATCGCCTCGGAGAACTTCGCACCCGTCGCGTCGCTCGAGGCTCAGGGCAGCGTCCTGACGAACAAGTACGCCGAGGGATACCCCGGCAAGCGCTACTACGGCGGCTGCGAGTTCGTCGACCAGGTCGAGACGATCGCGATCGATCGCCTGAAGCAGCTGTTCGACGCGGGCTATGCCAATGTCCAGCCCCACTCGGGCGCGACCGCCAACGCCGCCGCGCTGCACGCGATTGCCACAGTCGGCGACACGATCCTCGGTCTTGACCTGGCCAACGGTGGGCACCTGACCCACGGCATGAAGCTCAACTTCTCCGGCAAGCTCTACCGCCCGATCGCGTATCACGTGGTCCCCGAGACCGGCCTGGTCGACATGGACGAGGTCCGTGCACTGGCGCACGAGCACCAGCCCACCGTGATCATCGCCGGCTGGTCGGCCTACCCGCGCCAGCTCGACTTCGCGCTGTTCCGTGAGATCGCCGACGAGGTCGGCGCCAAGCTGTGGGTCGACATGGCGCACTTCGCCGGTCTGGTCGCCGCGGGTCTGCACCCCAGCCCGCTGCCGCACGCACACATCGTCACGACCACGACGCACAAGACCCTGGGTGGTCCGCGTGGCGGTGCGATCCTCACCAACGATGAGGACGTCGCCAAGAAGATGCGTTCGGCCGTCTTCCCTGGTCAGCAGGGCGGACCGCTCGAGCACGTCATCGCGGCCAAGGCCGTGGCGTTCAAGATGGCGCTCGAGCCGGAGTTCACCGAGCGCCAGCAGCGCACGATCGAAGGCGCGCAGATTCTCGCCGCCCGCCTGATGGCCGAGGACACCCGCGCCGCCGGCATCAACGTGCTGACCGGCGGTACGGACGTCCACCTCGTGCTGGTGGACCTGCGTGAGTCCGCTCTGAACGGCCAGCAGGCCGAGGACCTGCTGCACGAGGCCGGCATCACGGTCAACCGCAATGCGGTCCCCAACGATCCGCGCCCGCCGATGGTGACCTCGGGGTTGCGCATCGGCACGCCGGCGTTGGCGACCCGCGGATTCGGCGCCGCGGAGTTCACCGAGGTGGCCGACATCATCGCCGCAGCACTGCTGCCCGGCGATGTCGACCTCGAGGGTCTGCGCAAGCGTGTGACGGTGCTGGCCGAGCGTTTCCCGCTCTACCCGGACATCACACCCTTCACGGCGTGA
- a CDS encoding peptidylprolyl isomerase has protein sequence MIATFTTNHGDIVVELFPNHAPKTVDNFVGLAEGTKDWIDPKTGQISNQPFYDGLGFHRVIPNFMLQGGDPLGTGTGGPGYEFEDEFHPDLQFNKPYLLAMANAGPGTNGSQFFITLVPTDWLNRKHTIFGAVVDADSKAVVDAIGAVATDGFDRPNPPVVIEKLTIERREA, from the coding sequence CTGATTGCGACCTTCACGACCAACCACGGCGACATCGTCGTGGAGCTCTTCCCCAACCACGCCCCCAAGACCGTCGACAACTTTGTCGGCCTCGCCGAGGGCACCAAGGACTGGATCGACCCCAAGACGGGCCAGATCTCGAACCAGCCGTTCTACGACGGCCTCGGCTTCCACCGTGTCATCCCCAACTTCATGTTGCAGGGCGGCGACCCGCTGGGAACCGGAACCGGTGGCCCCGGCTACGAGTTCGAGGACGAGTTCCACCCGGACCTGCAGTTCAACAAGCCCTACCTGCTGGCGATGGCGAATGCCGGACCGGGCACCAACGGCTCGCAGTTCTTCATCACCCTCGTGCCGACCGACTGGCTCAACCGCAAGCACACGATCTTCGGTGCAGTCGTCGACGCTGACAGCAAGGCGGTCGTCGACGCCATTGGCGCGGTGGCGACGGACGGCTTCGACCGACCGAACCCGCCTGTCGTGATCGAGAAGTTGACCATCGAGCGTCGCGAGGCGTGA
- a CDS encoding DUF881 domain-containing protein gives MAKTGMHARQRWPLAVLAVFTVTGFLFVAASVSAGGDDLRPAGGDLASLLQERAHRVDERRADARSLRSDIDKLSAGVSSTELDELRKRASELEEPTGLTALTGPGVRVTLTDAPRTVDAPDINPNLLVVHQQDIQAFVNALWAGGAEAVTLQGQRLITTTGIKCVGNTVVLEGVPYSPPYVIEAIGDTVGMNSALVTSYDTVTYADYADKYQLGLKIETVDTLKAGAYAGEVSLGFARATAS, from the coding sequence GTGGCAAAGACCGGGATGCATGCACGCCAGCGTTGGCCGCTCGCCGTCCTTGCCGTGTTCACCGTCACGGGCTTCTTGTTCGTTGCGGCGTCCGTCAGTGCCGGCGGCGACGACCTGCGCCCCGCCGGCGGCGACCTGGCCTCGCTCCTGCAGGAACGGGCGCACCGCGTCGACGAGCGCCGTGCCGATGCGCGGAGCCTGCGGTCAGACATCGACAAGCTCTCGGCCGGCGTGTCGAGCACCGAGCTGGACGAGCTCCGCAAGCGTGCGAGTGAGCTCGAGGAGCCGACAGGTCTCACTGCCCTGACCGGGCCGGGTGTCAGGGTCACGCTGACCGATGCCCCACGCACCGTCGATGCCCCCGACATCAACCCCAACCTGCTGGTGGTGCACCAGCAGGACATCCAGGCCTTCGTCAACGCACTGTGGGCCGGCGGAGCCGAGGCTGTGACCCTGCAGGGTCAGCGGCTCATCACGACGACCGGCATCAAGTGCGTCGGCAACACTGTCGTTCTGGAAGGCGTGCCCTACTCGCCGCCGTACGTCATCGAGGCGATCGGTGACACCGTCGGGATGAACTCCGCGCTGGTCACGTCGTACGACACCGTGACCTACGCGGACTACGCCGACAAGTATCAGCTCGGACTCAAGATCGAGACGGTCGATACGCTCAAGGCAGGCGCGTACGCCGGCGAGGTCAGCCTCGGCTTCGCGAGGGCGACCGCGAGCTAG
- a CDS encoding DUF3817 domain-containing protein: MNKVAVAYRVLAYVVGINLIFVIGAWIAQLSTADSSWWNRNSGAIGIVDMVHGYLFMALLVLIAILARRYQWKPSFIIATMLLATIPFVSFWAEHRATAAVHRADAPQLTP, translated from the coding sequence GTGAACAAAGTGGCCGTTGCCTACCGGGTGCTCGCCTATGTCGTGGGCATCAACCTGATCTTCGTCATCGGCGCCTGGATTGCCCAGCTCTCCACCGCGGACTCGTCGTGGTGGAACCGCAACTCCGGCGCGATCGGCATCGTGGACATGGTCCACGGCTATCTCTTCATGGCGCTTCTGGTCCTGATCGCGATCTTGGCGCGCCGCTACCAGTGGAAGCCGTCCTTCATCATCGCGACGATGCTGCTGGCCACGATCCCGTTCGTGAGCTTCTGGGCCGAGCACCGAGCGACGGCCGCGGTGCACCGTGCCGATGCGCCGCAGCTGACCCCCTGA